A stretch of the Buchananella sp. 14KM1171 genome encodes the following:
- a CDS encoding ABC transporter substrate-binding protein encodes MRKLAAVATIAAVSMTLAACSGGGSKDAAPKEDVAKVDETAATEVNVMTWWEAGSEKLGLDALVGVLNTQFPDIEFKNAAVAGGGGSQAKQKLAADLAAHNAPDTFQAHAGAELNDYIEAGQIADVSNLYDEFGLREAFPATLLDRLTVDGKIYSIPSNVHRANVVWANPAVLTAAGLDPAKAPADLDAWIADMEKIKAAGKTPITVGMAWTQLHLLETILIADLGVEGYNGLWDGTTDWASADVTKALQHFEKIMSLSDASLHNEDWQPALQPVIDGTAAYNVMGDWALSAYDEAGKKAGTDYIYFPVPGTDGIFDFLADSFTLPVDAKNVAGAKAWMKTISSPEGQVAFNTVKGSIPARSDLSADQIAMFSEYQQNAMKSFGSDTIVSSVAHGAAASVTVSSAISDAMKKFTEGATDVAGFQAELVEATKGLKK; translated from the coding sequence ATGCGCAAGCTCGCTGCAGTTGCCACCATTGCTGCCGTCAGCATGACCCTCGCCGCCTGCTCCGGTGGCGGTTCCAAGGACGCTGCTCCCAAGGAGGACGTGGCCAAGGTTGACGAGACCGCCGCGACCGAGGTCAACGTCATGACCTGGTGGGAGGCCGGTTCCGAGAAGCTCGGCCTGGACGCCCTGGTCGGTGTGCTCAACACCCAGTTCCCGGACATCGAGTTCAAGAACGCCGCTGTTGCCGGTGGTGGTGGCTCTCAGGCCAAGCAGAAGCTCGCCGCTGACCTCGCTGCGCACAACGCTCCCGACACCTTCCAGGCCCACGCCGGTGCCGAGCTGAACGACTACATCGAGGCCGGCCAGATCGCCGACGTCTCCAACCTGTACGACGAGTTCGGTCTGCGCGAGGCCTTCCCGGCCACCCTGCTGGACCGCCTGACCGTTGACGGCAAGATCTACTCCATCCCCTCCAACGTGCACCGCGCCAACGTTGTGTGGGCCAACCCGGCCGTGCTGACCGCCGCTGGCCTGGACCCGGCCAAGGCTCCGGCTGACCTGGACGCCTGGATCGCCGACATGGAGAAGATCAAGGCCGCCGGCAAGACCCCGATCACGGTTGGTATGGCCTGGACCCAGCTGCACCTGCTGGAGACCATCCTGATCGCCGACCTGGGCGTTGAGGGCTACAACGGCCTGTGGGACGGCACCACCGACTGGGCCTCCGCTGACGTGACCAAGGCTCTGCAGCACTTCGAGAAGATCATGTCCCTGTCCGACGCCTCCCTCCACAACGAGGACTGGCAGCCGGCCCTGCAGCCCGTCATCGACGGCACCGCCGCCTACAACGTGATGGGTGACTGGGCCCTGTCCGCCTACGACGAGGCTGGCAAGAAGGCCGGCACCGACTACATCTACTTCCCGGTTCCGGGCACCGACGGCATCTTCGACTTCCTGGCTGACTCCTTCACCCTGCCGGTGGACGCCAAGAACGTTGCTGGCGCCAAGGCTTGGATGAAGACCATCTCCTCGCCCGAGGGCCAGGTCGCGTTCAACACCGTCAAGGGCTCCATCCCGGCTCGCTCCGACCTGTCTGCTGACCAGATCGCGATGTTCTCCGAGTACCAGCAGAACGCCATGAAGTCCTTCGGTAGCGACACCATCGTCTCCTCCGTGGCTCACGGCGCCGCCGCCTCCGTGACCGTCTCCTCCGCGATCTCCGACGCGATGAAGAAGTTCACCGAGGGCGCCACCGACGTTGCCGGTTTCCAGGCCGAGCTTGTCGAGGCCACCAAGGGCCTGAAGAAGTAA
- a CDS encoding carbohydrate ABC transporter permease: MSKENASKTATRQVKKSKLTWTHIRQWGPGLLLISPSLFLVGVFVYGMIGTNIFTSMTDKHTVAQANGVKPWKTVGLDNFVALFKDDDFQHSLINLMLFTVVFLVGTLVLGFLWAWLLDKPLRGESIFRSIFLFPMAVSFVASGVVWRWLLNTATGEKATGLNRLFQMVGLGFLENGWTRNLTWGILAIAIPAIWQLAGYVMALFLAGFRGIPDELREAARVDGASEWQLYRRIIFPQLAPVALSAVVIIGHMSLKSFDLIMSITDQRNYSTKVPAIDMYNFLTAGDRANAAAVGVILLAIVAILVVPYLIHDAKSSKENR, encoded by the coding sequence ATGAGTAAGGAAAATGCGTCCAAGACTGCGACGCGACAGGTGAAGAAGTCCAAGCTCACTTGGACTCACATTCGCCAGTGGGGACCGGGCCTGCTCCTGATCTCCCCCTCCCTGTTCCTGGTGGGCGTGTTCGTGTACGGCATGATCGGCACCAACATCTTCACCTCCATGACCGACAAGCACACGGTTGCTCAGGCGAACGGTGTCAAGCCGTGGAAGACGGTTGGCCTGGACAACTTCGTTGCCCTGTTCAAGGACGACGACTTCCAGCACTCGCTGATCAACCTGATGCTTTTCACCGTCGTGTTCCTGGTCGGCACCCTGGTGCTCGGCTTCCTGTGGGCATGGCTGCTGGACAAGCCGCTGCGCGGTGAGTCCATTTTCCGTTCCATCTTCCTGTTCCCGATGGCCGTTTCCTTCGTGGCCTCCGGTGTGGTGTGGCGCTGGCTGCTCAACACCGCCACGGGTGAGAAGGCCACGGGCCTGAACCGTCTGTTCCAAATGGTCGGGTTGGGCTTCCTGGAGAACGGGTGGACCCGGAACCTGACCTGGGGCATTTTGGCCATCGCCATTCCCGCCATCTGGCAGCTGGCGGGTTACGTGATGGCCTTGTTCCTGGCCGGTTTCCGTGGCATCCCGGACGAGCTGCGTGAGGCCGCCCGCGTGGACGGCGCCTCGGAGTGGCAGCTCTACCGCCGCATCATCTTCCCGCAGCTGGCGCCCGTGGCCCTGTCTGCGGTCGTGATCATCGGGCACATGTCGCTGAAGTCCTTCGACTTGATCATGTCCATCACGGACCAGCGCAACTACTCCACCAAGGTTCCTGCGATCGACATGTACAACTTCCTGACCGCAGGTGACCGGGCCAACGCCGCCGCCGTGGGTGTGATCCTGCTGGCGATCGTGGCGATCCTGGTGGTGCCCTACCTGATCCACGACGCTAAGAGCAGCAAGGAGAACCGATGA